The sequence TACACCGTTCAGAAAATGAGCGCTGCTATAATTATCGAGTTATGCTCTAGGTGAAAGCCATCCAGACTCGTCCTGGATGGCTTTTTCAGTAAGAGGGAAACAATGGAACCGTGCCCTTTTCGGGGGAATTTCCTATTCAGGAGGTGGGATTATGCGTCTGTTCATTATCTCAACCAGCATAGTAGCTTGTCTGCTGGCCTTTTTGTTGCTGGCACCCTTGTCCGCCTCGGCTGAAGCTCCGAAGCTCATCAGAATAGGCCTTACTGTTTCTGCCAGCGGCAAATTCGCCACCGAGGTTGGGCCTTTCCAGAAACTGGTCAAAGCCTGGGCTGCTGAGATAAACAAGCGGGGAGGAATCTTTCTCAAGGAGCTTGGCCGCAAGCTGCCGGTCGAAATCATCAGTTATGACGACCGCAGTGACGCTGCCACTGCCAGACGCTATTACGAGCGTCTGGTGACCATTGACCGCGTGCACCTGCTGTTCGGGCCCTACAGCAGCCCTCTTACCTTCGCCGCCAGTATTGCCGCTGAGCAATATCATGTGCCCTTTATTGCCATCTGCGCCAACTCGCCCAAAATATACAGCAGGGGTTTCCAGTGGCTGGTCTGCGTCATTGATGCTGCACCGCGGTACACCTATCGCTACTGGGAGATGATCAAGGCTGAAGGCAAGGCTCGCACAGTTGGCTTCGTGGTGGAAGACACCCTGCACCCGGTGGGCGTCTACCAGGGTTCGCGCCAACTTGCCGTGGAAGCTGGGCTTCGCGTGGTGACCAGTGAAGTCCTGCCCCCTGACAGCAGCGATTTCACAGCTGCCATTATGAAACTGAAAAAGTTCGATCCAGACATTGTCTATGTGTCTGCCAACATCCCCTTTGCCGTGGCCTTCATGAAGCAGGCCTATCAGCTAAAATTGTCGCCGCGCGAATTTCACTGCATCCATCACAGCGGCGTTTTTCGGCGGCCGCTCGGCAAAGCTGCTGAATTTGTAGTGGGGCAATCGTACTGGGCTCCGGGAATGAAGTACAGCAATCCCCAACATTTCTTGCGGCTCCTCCAGGAAGCTGGGATAAGCCTGGAAGACTATCCCTGGTCTCCAGCATATATGATGGCCTTTGAAATTGCTGAAGCAGCTCTGACACAGGCTGGCTCTGTCGATGCCGCCCAACTCATGCATTCCTTGAAAAACCTGAAGATCACCACCATAGGTGGTCCAGACTATTTTGCTGACAACGGTGTCGGTGCCATCAACACCTATCCGTCGCAAATTCAAGATGGCAAGTACCAGATCATTTGGCCACCGGAAGTGGCAACAGCCCCTCATGTTTATCCGCGGCCACA comes from Deltaproteobacteria bacterium and encodes:
- a CDS encoding amino acid ABC transporter substrate-binding protein, which gives rise to MRLFIISTSIVACLLAFLLLAPLSASAEAPKLIRIGLTVSASGKFATEVGPFQKLVKAWAAEINKRGGIFLKELGRKLPVEIISYDDRSDAATARRYYERLVTIDRVHLLFGPYSSPLTFAASIAAEQYHVPFIAICANSPKIYSRGFQWLVCVIDAAPRYTYRYWEMIKAEGKARTVGFVVEDTLHPVGVYQGSRQLAVEAGLRVVTSEVLPPDSSDFTAAIMKLKKFDPDIVYVSANIPFAVAFMKQAYQLKLSPREFHCIHHSGVFRRPLGKAAEFVVGQSYWAPGMKYSNPQHFLRLLQEAGISLEDYPWSPAYMMAFEIAEAALTQAGSVDAAQLMHSLKNLKITTIGGPDYFADNGVGAINTYPSQIQDGKYQIIWPPEVATAPHVYPRPQ